A genome region from Jeongeupia sp. HS-3 includes the following:
- the trmL gene encoding tRNA (uridine(34)/cytosine(34)/5-carboxymethylaminomethyluridine(34)-2'-O)-methyltransferase TrmL, with protein MFDIVLFQPEIPPNTGNVIRLAANTGSTLHLVKPLGFALDDTKLKRAGLDYHEYAELRVHDDWDALVTALPGRRFFAMTTKGSSRFDTLSFQPGDVFVFGPETRGLPDDVLARFDADHRIRLPMLTGQRSLNLSNAVAVTVFEAWRQSGYQGGA; from the coding sequence ATGTTCGACATTGTCCTGTTCCAGCCCGAAATTCCGCCCAACACCGGCAACGTCATCCGCCTCGCCGCCAATACCGGCAGTACCCTGCACCTCGTCAAGCCGCTCGGTTTTGCGCTTGATGACACCAAACTCAAACGTGCCGGGCTCGATTACCACGAGTACGCCGAGCTGCGCGTGCACGACGACTGGGATGCACTCGTCACCGCTCTGCCCGGTCGGCGCTTTTTTGCGATGACGACCAAGGGCAGCAGCCGCTTCGATACGCTCAGCTTCCAGCCGGGCGACGTGTTCGTATTCGGCCCGGAAACCCGCGGCCTGCCCGACGACGTATTGGCCCGCTTCGATGCCGACCACCGCATCCGCCTGCCGATGCTCACCGGCCAGCGCAGCCTGAATCTCTCCAACGCGGTCGCCGTGACCGTGTTCGAG